The following are encoded in a window of Nilaparvata lugens isolate BPH chromosome 13, ASM1435652v1, whole genome shotgun sequence genomic DNA:
- the LOC111054589 gene encoding E3 ubiquitin-protein ligase RNF167, with amino-acid sequence MLVMSGFGVGLMLLCLARSVTANILVYDGETTQIVAEFRDMPARFGIMVTSEGIQAMLHYAESEYACEPLPKHPTALINQSIHWAVLIKRGNCTFYQKVKNAQDANYRIAIVHNNDSDELEPMSEDKHGAPLQITAVFIGLHAGLHLKERYIYGPNNTYFIEVNNDYPFIVDNLLLPFAIVVGLCFFLMLGFMVGVVVKCIRDRRRARRHRLPIVVFACCRYFIEVNNDYPFIVDNLLLPFAIVVGLCFFLMLGFMVVKCIRDRRRARRHRLPYASLKQIPSSKFHKGDPYETCAICLEDYIEGDRLRILPCSHAYHSKCIDPWLTRKRRVCPVCKRKVFAANEPPPSPSDSDSDSDNDTTPLVSGGSRSQPYPTNWGTFTTSRQTNTASAHSVSTGDGDDRSASSVDSFAELMQSTRALRIQRCLDLSRFVEENREALTRGGAGGAGGEEEREDEQGRRVVVIRRVVVVNDAGVVNDPGSVSLPINADVEDHQEVPTTAIAGPSHSENGDEEPTNTAAIKKLWEFWKR; translated from the exons ATGCTAGTGATGTCGGGATTTGGTGTGGGGCTGATGTTGCTGTGCCTGGCCAGGTCAGTGACGGCCAACATATTAGTCTACGATGGAGAGACCACTCAGATAGTGGCAGAGTTCCGAGACATGCCGGCCAGGTTCGGAATCATGGTCACTTCTGAGGGAATACAG GCAATGCTGCATTATGCCGAATCAGAGTATGCATGCGAACCCCTACCAAAACACCCTACCGCTCTGATTAACCAATCAATCCATTGGGCGGTCCTGATAAAGAGGGGAAATTGCACATTCTATCAGAAAGTGAAGAACGCCCAAGATGCTAATTATCGTATCGCAATTGTGCATAATAATGATTCTGATGAGTTAG aaCCTATGTCTGAAGATAAGCATGGTGCCCCCCTCCAAATAACAGCAGTATTTATCGGCCTGCATGCTGGACTCCATTTGAAGGAGCGCTATATATATGGTCCCAATAACAC GTACTTTATTGAAGTGAACAACGACTACCCGTTCATCGTGGACAACCTGCTGCTGCCCTTCGCCATTGTGGTCGGCCTCTGCTTTTTCCTCATGCTCGGTTTCATGGTTGGTGTG GTTGTGAAATGCATAAGAGATAGAAGACGAGCGAGGCGCCATAGACTGCCC ATTGTTGTGTTTGCGTGTTGCAGGTACTTTATTGAAGTGAACAACGACTACCCGTTCATCGTGGACAACCTGCTGCTGCCCTTCGCCATTGTGGTCGGCCTCTGCTTTTTCCTCATGCTCGGTTTCATG GTTGTGAAATGCATAAGAGATAGAAGACGAGCGAGGCGCCATAGACTGCCCTATGCGTCTCTGAAGCAAATTCCGTCGTCCAAGTTCCATAAGGGCGATCCCTATGAGACGTGTGCCATTTGCTTGGAAGACTATATCGAGGGAGATAGACTGAGAATTCTGCCCTGTTCACATG CATATCACTCCAAGTGCATAGATCCGTGGCTGACGCGGAAGCGACGCGTGTGTCCCGTCTGCAAGCGGAAGGTGTTCGCCGCAAACGAACCGCCTCCGTCACCGTCAGACTCGGACAGCGATAGCGACAACGACACGACACCGCTTGTCAGTGGCGGCTCCAGGTCGCAGCCGTACCCGACAAACTGGGGCACTTTCACTACCTCACGACAG ACCAACACAGCATCGGCGCACTCGGTAAGCACGGGTGATGGAGATGACCGCTCTGCCAGTTCGGTGGATTCGTTCGCCGAACTGATGCAGTCGACTCGAGCGCTGCGCATCCAACGCTGCCTCGATCTTAGTCGCTTCGTCGAGGAGAACAGGGAGGCATTGACGCGAGGAGGCGCTGGTGGAGCAGGgggagaggaggagagagaggacGAGCAGGGACGGAGAGTGGTTGTGATTCGCCGGGTGGTGGTTGTGAATGATGCTGGGGTTGTGAATGACCCTGGGTCTGTGTCGTTGCCCATTAATGCCGACGTCGAGGATCACCAGGAGGTGCCAACTACTGCTATTGCTGGACCAA GTCATAGTGAAAACGGTGATGAAGAACCAACCAATACTGCTGCTATTAAAAAATTATGGGAATTTTGGAAGCGATAA